The following coding sequences lie in one Panicum virgatum strain AP13 chromosome 6N, P.virgatum_v5, whole genome shotgun sequence genomic window:
- the LOC120679045 gene encoding signal recognition particle receptor subunit beta-like, producing the protein MDEWIRQAELWGRQAEAWIRQQPPEQIYVAAAVVALTVLVLIAASCLKSSKPNTIVLSGLSSSGKTTLFYQLRDGSSHQGTVTSMEENNDTFVLHSEKERKGKVKPVHIIDVPGHPRLKPKLDEVLPKAAGVVLVVDAQDFLSSMQAAAEYLYDILTKASVVKKRVPVLIFCNKTDKVTAHSKEFIKKQLEKEINKLRESRKAISSADISDEVQLGVPGEAFNFNQCQNKVTVAEGAGLTGNVSAVEQFIRDYVEA; encoded by the exons ATGGATGAGTGGATTCGCCAGGCCGAGTTGTGGGGGCGCCAGGCGGAGGCCTGGATCCGTCAGCAGCCCCCGGAGCAGATCTACGTCGCGGCCGCGGTGGTCGCCCTCACAGTCCTGGTGCTTATCGCAG CATCTTGTCTGAAATCCTCGAAACCGAACACCATAGTGCTATCTGGGCTTAGTAGCAGTGGCAAAACTACTCTTTTCTACCAG CTTCGGGATGGATCATCACATCAAGGAACTGTGACTTCAATGGAAGAAAACAATGATACATTTGTTCTGCATTCGGAGAAAGAAAGG AAAGGCAAAGTAAAACCTGTGCATATTATTGATGTTCCTGGTCATCCAAGGCTCAAACCCAAGCTTGATGAAGTCCTGCCTAAAGCAGCTGGGGTTGTTTTAGTTGTTGATGCTCAAGATTTCTTGTCCAGCATGCAAGCTGCAGCAGA GTATCTGTATGACATTCTGACAAAGGCAAGTGTAGTGAAGAAAAGGGTTCCTGTGCTTATATTCTGCAACAAGACTGATAAAGTTACAGCCCATTCGAAGGAATTCATCAAGAAGCAGTTGGAAAAAGAAAT AAACAAGCTCCGCGAATCAAGGAAGGCCATTTCATCAGCTGACATCTCTGATGAGGTCCAGCTTGGTGTCCCTGGAGAGGCATTCAACTTCAACCAGTGCCAGAACAAGGTGACGGTCGCAGAAGGCGCTGGCTTGACCGGCAATGTTTCGGCTGTCGAGCAATTCATCCGTGACTATGTGGAGGCGTAG